From a region of the Salminus brasiliensis chromosome 4, fSalBra1.hap2, whole genome shotgun sequence genome:
- the fbxo9 gene encoding F-box only protein 9 isoform X1: MAESNQNAGTGSVEEGEDENSEDSNLQLELSAFRAQWMSELLPSSGARKGSYKATDLKKRQELVREEKARELFLRAVEEEQNGAVYEAIKYYKSAMQLVPDIEFKINYNRSPDPDRVGGSYLEENENEIDDLLTYFQQQLTVEPSSQKICQPEVETSQLHISALPLELLMYIFRWVVSCDLDMRALEQLSLVCRGFYICARDPEIWRSACLRVWGRTCTKMLPFTSWRDMFLERPRVRYDGVYISKTSYIRQGEESLDGFYRKWHQVEYYRYLRFFPDGQVMMLTTPEEPLAIVPRLRSRNTRMESILFGHYRLSQDTDNQTKVYVVVSKRKEEKLPEYQRGRFCRRNPATDSDRTFHVGLQLASGGRQCFNKLVWIHHSCHITYRSTGETVITAFDLDKMYTPLFFARVKSYTAFSERPL; encoded by the exons ATG GCAGAAAGCAACCAAAACGCAGGTACTGGATCTGTTGAAGAGGGGGAAGATGAAAATTCTGAAGACTCTAATCTGCAG CTCGAGCTTAGTGCTTTTAGGGCTCAGTGGATGTCTGAGTTGCTGCCCAGCTCTGGGGCAAGGAAAGGTTCCTACAAGGCCACAGATCTAAAAAAGCGACAGGAGCTGGTTAGAGAGGAAAAG GCCCGAGAGCTTTTTCTTAGGGCCGTAGAGGAAGAGCAAAATGGAGCTGTTTATGAAG CCATCAAGTACTATAAGAGTGCAATGCAGCTTGTGCCTGACATTGAATTTAAGATCAACTACAACAGATCTCCTGATCCAGATAGAGTTGGCGGGAGCTA cCTGGAGgagaatgaaaatgaaatagaTGATCTGCTTACGTACTTCCAACAGCAGCTGACTGTAGAGCCCTCCTCTCAGAAGATCTGTCAGCCTGAGGTGGAAACATCTCAGTTGCATATTTCAG CTTTGCCACTGGAGCTGTTAATGTATATCTTCCGCTGGGTGGTGTCCTGTGACTTGGACATGCGCGCTCTAGAACAGCTCTCCCTTGTCTGCAGGGGTTTCTACATCTGTGCAAG AGACCCTGAGATTTGGCGATCTGCCTGTTTGAGGGTGTGGGGCCGGACCTGTACCAAAATGCTACCGTTCACCTCCTGGAGGGACATGTTTTTAGAGAGGCCACGTGTGCGCTATGATG GTGTTTACATTAGTAAAACATCGTACATCCGTCAGGGCGAGGAGTCGCTGGATGGATTCTATAGAAAGTGGCACCAGGTGGAATACTACAG GTACCTCCGCTTCTTCCCTGATGGACAAGTAATGATGTTGACCACACCTGAGGAGCCTCTGGCCATTGTTCCACGTCTTCGTAGCAGGAACACAAG GATGGAGTCCATCCTGTTTGGCCATTACCGGCTGTCCCAGGACACGGACAATCAAACCAAAGTTTATGTTGTCGTCTCTAAGCGAAAAGAAGAG AAACTGCCTGAATACCAGAGGGGCCGGTTCTGCAGGCGGAACCCAGCCACTGACTCTGACCGCACGTTTCATGTGGGGCTGCAGCTGGCCTCTGGGGGGCGCCAGTGCTTCAACAAGCTGGTCTGGATCCACCACTCCTGCCACATCACTTACAG ATCAACTGGAGAAACTGTCATCACTGCATTTGACTTGGATAAAATGTACACTCCGTTGTTTTTTGCGCGAGTGAAGAGCTACACAGCCTTTTCAGAGCGTCCCCTGTAA
- the fbxo9 gene encoding F-box only protein 9 isoform X2 → MSELLPSSGARKGSYKATDLKKRQELVREEKARELFLRAVEEEQNGAVYEAIKYYKSAMQLVPDIEFKINYNRSPDPDRVGGSYLEENENEIDDLLTYFQQQLTVEPSSQKICQPEVETSQLHISALPLELLMYIFRWVVSCDLDMRALEQLSLVCRGFYICARDPEIWRSACLRVWGRTCTKMLPFTSWRDMFLERPRVRYDGVYISKTSYIRQGEESLDGFYRKWHQVEYYRYLRFFPDGQVMMLTTPEEPLAIVPRLRSRNTRMESILFGHYRLSQDTDNQTKVYVVVSKRKEEKLPEYQRGRFCRRNPATDSDRTFHVGLQLASGGRQCFNKLVWIHHSCHITYRSTGETVITAFDLDKMYTPLFFARVKSYTAFSERPL, encoded by the exons ATGTCTGAGTTGCTGCCCAGCTCTGGGGCAAGGAAAGGTTCCTACAAGGCCACAGATCTAAAAAAGCGACAGGAGCTGGTTAGAGAGGAAAAG GCCCGAGAGCTTTTTCTTAGGGCCGTAGAGGAAGAGCAAAATGGAGCTGTTTATGAAG CCATCAAGTACTATAAGAGTGCAATGCAGCTTGTGCCTGACATTGAATTTAAGATCAACTACAACAGATCTCCTGATCCAGATAGAGTTGGCGGGAGCTA cCTGGAGgagaatgaaaatgaaatagaTGATCTGCTTACGTACTTCCAACAGCAGCTGACTGTAGAGCCCTCCTCTCAGAAGATCTGTCAGCCTGAGGTGGAAACATCTCAGTTGCATATTTCAG CTTTGCCACTGGAGCTGTTAATGTATATCTTCCGCTGGGTGGTGTCCTGTGACTTGGACATGCGCGCTCTAGAACAGCTCTCCCTTGTCTGCAGGGGTTTCTACATCTGTGCAAG AGACCCTGAGATTTGGCGATCTGCCTGTTTGAGGGTGTGGGGCCGGACCTGTACCAAAATGCTACCGTTCACCTCCTGGAGGGACATGTTTTTAGAGAGGCCACGTGTGCGCTATGATG GTGTTTACATTAGTAAAACATCGTACATCCGTCAGGGCGAGGAGTCGCTGGATGGATTCTATAGAAAGTGGCACCAGGTGGAATACTACAG GTACCTCCGCTTCTTCCCTGATGGACAAGTAATGATGTTGACCACACCTGAGGAGCCTCTGGCCATTGTTCCACGTCTTCGTAGCAGGAACACAAG GATGGAGTCCATCCTGTTTGGCCATTACCGGCTGTCCCAGGACACGGACAATCAAACCAAAGTTTATGTTGTCGTCTCTAAGCGAAAAGAAGAG AAACTGCCTGAATACCAGAGGGGCCGGTTCTGCAGGCGGAACCCAGCCACTGACTCTGACCGCACGTTTCATGTGGGGCTGCAGCTGGCCTCTGGGGGGCGCCAGTGCTTCAACAAGCTGGTCTGGATCCACCACTCCTGCCACATCACTTACAG ATCAACTGGAGAAACTGTCATCACTGCATTTGACTTGGATAAAATGTACACTCCGTTGTTTTTTGCGCGAGTGAAGAGCTACACAGCCTTTTCAGAGCGTCCCCTGTAA